One window of Myripristis murdjan chromosome 8, fMyrMur1.1, whole genome shotgun sequence genomic DNA carries:
- the tmem11 gene encoding transmembrane protein 11, mitochondrial isoform X1, with protein MASLGRRRGVPVNRERGVMAATDCYIVHEIYNGENAQDQFEYELEQALEAQYKYIVIEPTRIGDETARWIAVGNCLHKTAVLSGAACLMTPLSLPPEYSRYVALPAGALSVACAALYGISWQFDPCCKYQVEYDSQKLSRLPLHTLTSSTPVVLVRRDDIHRKRLHNTIALAALAYCAKKIYELYAV; from the exons ATGGCGTCGCTCGGAAGGAGGCGCGGTGTCCCAGTAAACAGGGAGAG gggAGTGATGGCGGCGACAGACTGCTACATTGTGCACGAGATCTACAATGGGGAGAATGCGCAGGACCAGTTTGAGTACGAGCTGGAGCAGGCACTGGAGGCCCAGTACAAATACATTGTGATTGAGCCCACGCGCATCGGAGATGAGACGGCCCGCTGGATCGCCGTGGGCAACTGCCTGCACAAGACGGCTGTGTTGTCAGGTGCTGCTTGCCTCATGACGCCACTTTCGCTGCCACCCGAATACTCGCGCTACGTGGCACTGCCCGCCGGCGCCCTCAGTGTGGCCTGCGCCGCTCTCTACGGGATTTCCTGGCAGTTTGACCCCTGCTGTAAGTACCAGGTGGAATATGACAGCCAAAAACTCTCGCGGCTGCCCCTGCACACGCTCACCTCTTCCACGCCTGTGGTATTGGTACGCAGGGATGACATCCACAGAAAGAGACTCCATAACACGATAGCATTGGCCGCCCTGGCGTATTGCGCCAAGAAGATCTACGAACTCTATGCGGTATGA
- the tmem11 gene encoding transmembrane protein 11, mitochondrial isoform X2: MAATDCYIVHEIYNGENAQDQFEYELEQALEAQYKYIVIEPTRIGDETARWIAVGNCLHKTAVLSGAACLMTPLSLPPEYSRYVALPAGALSVACAALYGISWQFDPCCKYQVEYDSQKLSRLPLHTLTSSTPVVLVRRDDIHRKRLHNTIALAALAYCAKKIYELYAV, from the coding sequence ATGGCGGCGACAGACTGCTACATTGTGCACGAGATCTACAATGGGGAGAATGCGCAGGACCAGTTTGAGTACGAGCTGGAGCAGGCACTGGAGGCCCAGTACAAATACATTGTGATTGAGCCCACGCGCATCGGAGATGAGACGGCCCGCTGGATCGCCGTGGGCAACTGCCTGCACAAGACGGCTGTGTTGTCAGGTGCTGCTTGCCTCATGACGCCACTTTCGCTGCCACCCGAATACTCGCGCTACGTGGCACTGCCCGCCGGCGCCCTCAGTGTGGCCTGCGCCGCTCTCTACGGGATTTCCTGGCAGTTTGACCCCTGCTGTAAGTACCAGGTGGAATATGACAGCCAAAAACTCTCGCGGCTGCCCCTGCACACGCTCACCTCTTCCACGCCTGTGGTATTGGTACGCAGGGATGACATCCACAGAAAGAGACTCCATAACACGATAGCATTGGCCGCCCTGGCGTATTGCGCCAAGAAGATCTACGAACTCTATGCGGTATGA
- the dhrs7b gene encoding dehydrogenase/reductase SDR family member 7B, with translation MERVMGGGMLPLVLASVGVLMLYRVLVRLRSGASVQDAVVVITGASSGLGKECARVFHRAGARLVLCGRDATRLQEVVQELTATSDTQTQTHIPSIVTFDLAETETVGKAAEEILKCYGQVDVLINNAGISYRGNILDTHVSVHRNVMETNYFGPIALTQALLPSMVHRRSGHIVVISSVQGKMAIPYRSAYAASKHATQAYFDCLRAEVDHYGIPVTVISPGYIRTNLSLNAVTGDGSKYGVLDKTTATGRDPRDVAQAVLHAVRHKSKDVVLAGPLPTLAIYLRTLWPALFFRLMSSRARKEQKAKDE, from the exons ATGGAGCGTGTGATGGGAGGGGGCATGCTGCCTTTGGTTTTGGCAAGTGTGGGGGTCCTGATGCTCTACCGGGTGCTGGTCCGCCTCAGATCGGGAGCCTCTGTCCAGGACGCTGTGGTGGTCATCACAGGGGCCAGCTCCGGCCTGGGAAAAG agTGCGCGCGGGTCTTCCACAGGGCAGGTGCACGGCTTGTGCTGTGTGGCCGAGACGCAACGCGGCTGCAGGAGGTCGTCCAAGAGCTCACAGCAacttcagacacacagacacaa acacacatccCCAGTATAGTCACCTTCGACCTGGCTGAGACGGAGACAGTGGGCAAAGCTGCAGAGGAGATCCTTAAGTGTTACGGCCAGGTTGACGTCCTTATCAACAACGCTGGAATCAGTTACCGTGGTAACATCCTGGATACCCACGTTTCGGTTCATCGGAACGTCATGGAAACAAATTACTTTGGGCCCATTGCTCTGACTCAAG CCCTCTTGCCCTCTATGGTCCACCGGCGCAGTGGCCACATTGTGGTCATCAGCAGCGTCCAAGGCAAAATGGCCATTCCTTACAGATCAGCTT ATGCTGCCTCCAAACACGCCACGCAGGCCTACTTCGACTGTTTACGCGCAGAGGTGGATCACTACGGGATCCCAGTGACTGTCATCAGTCCTGGATACATCCGAACCAACCTGTCTCTGAACGCCGTCACAGGGGATGGCTCCAAGTACGGAG ttttggacAAGACCACAGCAACTGGCCGAGATCCCAGGGACGTGGCTCAGGCAGTCCTGCACGCTGTCCGTCACAAGAGTAAAGACGTTGTTCTGGCAGGGCCCCTGCCCACGCTCGCCATCTACCTCCGCACGCTGTGGCCTGCCCTCTTCTTCAGACTCATGTCCTCTCGCGCTCGCAAGGAGCAGAAAGCTAAAGATGAGTGA